One window of Oncorhynchus masou masou isolate Uvic2021 chromosome 28, UVic_Omas_1.1, whole genome shotgun sequence genomic DNA carries:
- the LOC135517616 gene encoding protein FAM163B-like has translation MTAGTVVITGGILATVILLCIIAVLCYCRLQYYCCKKEESESEEEEPDFAVTSRLPPVHANHNIVAASAAASNPNGPALFTPPLARKLTRSQTFCPSCTHHELPFYLQQPDGLRNGGDRVSYRSVQQHDLDLPLEIPSYHKLNLTRSVTMRDMFNRSCSISTDV, from the exons ATGACAGCCGGGACAGTGGTCATCACAGGCGGTATTTTAGCTACAGTTATCTTACTGTGCATCATCGCAGTACTGTGTTACTGTAGGCTGCAG TATTATTGCTGTAAGAAGGAGGAGTCTGAGTCGGAGGAGGAGGAGCCCGACTTCGCGGTGACGTCCCGCCTCCCACCTGTACACGCCAACCATAACATCGTGGCGGCGTCAGCCGCCGCCTCCAACCCCAACGGCCCCGCCCTCTTCACCCCGCCGTTGGCGCGTAAACTGACGCGCTCGCAGACATTCTGCCCGTCGTGCACGCACCATGAACTGCCCTTCTACCTGCAGCAACCAGACGGACTGCGGAACGGCGGCGACCGCGTCAGCTACCGCAGTGTCCAGCAACACGACCTGGACCTGCCCTTAGAAATTCCCAGCTACCACAAACTCAACCTGACCCGGTCGGTCACTATGAGGGACATGTTCAACCGCAGCTGCAGCATCAGCACTGACGTTTAG